The following proteins are co-located in the Brevibacillus laterosporus DSM 25 genome:
- a CDS encoding PrkA family serine protein kinase has protein sequence MDILKRIAEHRAREEKLTWKGTFAEYLELVRKHPQIAQTAHSRVYNMIKSHGIEENEDGSRSYKFFGREIYGLDRSVERLVEEYFHSAARRLDVRKRILLLMGPVSGGKSTIVTMLKRGLEEYSRTDEGSIYALDGCPMQEEPLHLIPNELRPEFEQEFGVKIEGELTPYNRMRLETEYGGRMEDFPVTRIFFSESKRVGIGTFSPSDPKSQDIADLTGTIDFSTITKYGSESDPRAYRFDGELNKANRGLMEFQEMLKCDEKFLWHLLSLTQEGNFKAGRFALISADELIIAHTNETEYKTFIGNKKNEALQSRMIVMPVPYNLRVKEEEKIYDKLIKQSDLGHVHIAPHALYTAAIFSILTRLKESKKQGADLLKKLRLYNGESVEGFKGSDIEELRNEYADEGMFGIDPRYVINRISSALIRRDTESINALDILRALKEGLDQHASISKEQRERYLNFISIARKEYDDIAKKEVQKAFVYSYEESAKTMMDNYLDNVEAYCNSNRLRDPVTGEELEPDERLMRSIEEQIGISENAKRAFREEILIRISAYARKGKRFDYNTHDRLREAIEKKLFADLKDVVKITTSTKTPDEHQLKKINEVTRRLVEEHGYTPISANELLRYVGSLLNR, from the coding sequence ATGGATATTTTAAAAAGAATTGCAGAGCACCGGGCCCGTGAAGAAAAGTTAACGTGGAAAGGCACGTTTGCTGAATATCTTGAGCTTGTTCGCAAACATCCACAAATTGCACAGACTGCTCATTCACGTGTCTACAACATGATTAAAAGCCATGGGATTGAAGAAAATGAAGATGGTAGCAGGAGTTACAAATTTTTCGGACGTGAAATCTATGGTTTAGATCGTAGTGTTGAGCGACTGGTGGAGGAGTACTTCCATTCTGCAGCAAGAAGATTGGACGTAAGAAAAAGAATCCTATTGCTAATGGGTCCGGTCAGCGGGGGGAAATCGACAATCGTAACGATGCTGAAGCGTGGTTTGGAGGAGTATTCCCGTACAGATGAAGGTTCAATTTATGCGCTAGACGGCTGCCCTATGCAAGAAGAACCTCTCCATTTGATTCCTAATGAATTACGTCCCGAATTTGAGCAAGAATTTGGTGTAAAGATTGAAGGAGAGCTTACTCCATACAACAGGATGCGATTAGAAACAGAGTATGGTGGTCGGATGGAAGATTTTCCAGTAACGAGAATCTTCTTTTCAGAGTCAAAACGGGTGGGAATTGGTACCTTTAGCCCATCTGATCCAAAATCGCAGGATATTGCCGATTTAACGGGGACGATCGACTTTTCTACGATCACGAAGTATGGTTCTGAGTCTGATCCTCGTGCCTATCGGTTTGATGGTGAATTGAATAAAGCGAATCGTGGGCTCATGGAATTCCAAGAGATGTTGAAATGCGATGAAAAATTCCTGTGGCATTTATTGTCCCTAACTCAAGAAGGCAATTTTAAAGCGGGTAGATTCGCCCTAATTTCAGCCGATGAGCTGATAATTGCTCATACAAACGAAACGGAATACAAAACCTTTATCGGGAATAAAAAGAATGAAGCATTACAGTCTCGAATGATTGTGATGCCAGTTCCGTATAATCTTCGAGTCAAAGAAGAAGAAAAAATTTATGATAAATTAATTAAGCAATCTGATTTAGGTCATGTTCATATTGCTCCACATGCGTTATATACAGCAGCTATTTTTTCTATTTTAACCCGTTTAAAAGAGTCCAAAAAACAAGGTGCCGATCTTTTAAAAAAATTGCGTTTGTACAATGGGGAATCCGTAGAAGGATTCAAAGGCTCGGACATTGAGGAATTACGGAATGAGTATGCAGACGAAGGTATGTTTGGGATAGATCCTCGTTATGTCATAAATAGGATATCCAGCGCACTGATACGTCGTGATACGGAGTCTATTAATGCTCTGGATATTTTGCGGGCATTAAAAGAAGGGCTCGATCAGCATGCTTCCATCAGTAAGGAACAGCGAGAGCGTTACTTAAATTTCATCTCTATTGCACGGAAAGAGTATGATGATATTGCGAAAAAGGAAGTACAGAAGGCATTTGTGTACAGCTATGAGGAATCAGCAAAAACGATGATGGATAATTACTTGGATAATGTTGAGGCGTATTGCAATTCTAATCGCTTGCGTGATCCAGTAACAGGTGAGGAATTGGAACCAGATGAGCGCCTCATGAGATCGATTGAAGAGCAAATTGGTATTTCTGAAAATGCCAAACGTGCATTCCGTGAAGAGATTCTTATTCGGATATCAGCTTATGCACGTAAAGGTAAACGATTTGACTACAATACGCATGATCGTCTGCGTGAAGCGATTGAGAAAAAATTATTCGCGGATTTAAAAGATGTGGTCAAAATAACTACCTCTACAAAAACGCCAGATGAGCACCAATTGAAAAAAATTAATGAAGTAACACGTCGCTTAGTAGAAGAACACGGATATACGCCAATTTCAGCAAATGAACTGCTGCGTTACGTGGGTAGTTTGCTGAATCGCTAG
- a CDS encoding DUF3231 family protein, translating into MGILSGNPQNEPMHYGEVFGVWSYLSGTKGYLAGYQTFINHTGDSDLKKFLEDTIQTMKQEIEQIENLLKVNGIVLPPSPPERPSASLESIPVGARFSDPEIAASVTKDIAAGLVACSQVMGQSIREDIGMMFGQFHITKAQYGVRLLRINKEKGWLIPPPLHVEIPEPAHV; encoded by the coding sequence ATGGGAATTTTAAGTGGTAATCCACAAAATGAACCAATGCACTACGGCGAAGTGTTTGGTGTATGGAGTTATCTATCTGGTACAAAGGGTTATTTAGCTGGGTACCAAACATTCATTAACCATACTGGTGATAGTGATCTTAAAAAATTTCTTGAAGATACTATCCAAACCATGAAGCAAGAAATTGAACAAATCGAAAATTTGTTAAAAGTGAATGGTATTGTTCTACCCCCTTCTCCACCAGAAAGACCATCAGCATCATTAGAAAGTATTCCTGTTGGTGCTAGGTTTAGTGATCCTGAAATTGCTGCGTCTGTAACTAAAGATATAGCGGCTGGATTAGTTGCGTGTAGTCAAGTTATGGGTCAGTCGATTAGAGAAGACATTGGCATGATGTTTGGGCAATTCCATATTACAAAAGCACAATATGGTGTAAGATTACTACGGATAAACAAAGAAAAAGGATGGTTAATTCCTCCACCTCTTCACGTAGAAATACCTGAACCTGCACACGTATAG
- a CDS encoding GH25 family lysozyme, producing MPLVLDIETDKGLTPEQITTFCLTFLNHVKGHTGKTPMIYTGAYFAKRYLGKALASFPLWVAHYNTNQPMLNPTWSPLGGFSVFRL from the coding sequence ATGCCGCTAGTGCTTGATATCGAGACGGACAAGGGGTTAACACCTGAACAGATTACAACGTTTTGTCTTACGTTTCTTAACCATGTTAAGGGACACACAGGAAAAACGCCTATGATCTATACAGGTGCTTATTTTGCTAAACGTTACCTTGGTAAAGCTCTCGCTAGCTTCCCTTTATGGGTAGCCCATTACAATACAAACCAACCTATGCTAAACCCTACATGGAGCCCGCTGGGCGGTTTTTCAGTATTCCGATTGTGA